One part of the Maritimibacter sp. DP1N21-5 genome encodes these proteins:
- the panD gene encoding aspartate 1-decarboxylase produces MKKFVAAKLHGIHVTEADLEYHGSITLDPDHCEAVGILPMEFVDIWNKQSGARISTYVIYGKRGGRQCILNGAAARTCQVGDQLIICSHEFRDAEDVTGIMPRILTFTRDNHIAERLSYAADRDAEGRLTFDILKDGEPQAIPYASKPRAAV; encoded by the coding sequence ATGAAGAAATTCGTCGCCGCCAAGCTGCACGGCATCCATGTGACCGAAGCCGACCTCGAGTATCACGGCTCCATCACGCTCGACCCCGATCATTGCGAGGCGGTGGGAATCCTGCCGATGGAGTTCGTCGACATCTGGAACAAGCAAAGCGGCGCGCGCATCTCGACCTATGTGATCTATGGGAAGCGGGGCGGGCGGCAGTGTATCCTGAACGGCGCGGCTGCGCGGACCTGTCAGGTGGGCGACCAACTGATCATCTGCTCGCACGAGTTCCGCGACGCCGAGGACGTGACAGGGATCATGCCCAGGATCCTGACCTTCACGCGCGACAACCATATCGCGGAACGATTGTCCTACGCCGCGGATCGTGACGCCGAGGGGCGGCTGACCTTCGACATCCTCAAAGACGGTGAGCCGCAAGCCATCCCCTATGCATCCAAGCCACGCGCGGCGGTGTAG
- a CDS encoding glycosyltransferase has translation MKDTNEERAPVFGGLDVGIVHDWFAMIAGSERVVEQMLKVYPGAPVYTLYDFLTDDERSALVGHSPVHVSALNRLPGVHRYYRHLLLQGTRAIEAFDVTAHDVVLSSSHALAKGVLTAPHQKHIAYVHSPARYAWDLTHEYMASLTGPLGGLKRHLAREMMHRFRLWDMRTAPSVDVFVANSDFIRQRIWKVYRREAEVIYPPVDTAGFHSDSETRQEHFLFASRLVPYKNAHLVVEAFSRRPDLKLKVIGDGSEMRRVRALAGPNVVVLGHVSFDRLRHEMASARALVFAALEDFGIAPVEAQAAGTPVICLGQGGTAETVRPLGTDAPTGVWYQDLTVDSLLGAVDRFIEAETEIRPAACRTNAARFSQEAFRRNLGELVTRTMATDTRGTDQLAR, from the coding sequence ATGAAAGACACCAACGAGGAGCGCGCGCCTGTTTTCGGGGGGCTCGACGTCGGTATCGTGCATGACTGGTTCGCGATGATCGCCGGCAGCGAACGCGTCGTCGAACAGATGCTCAAGGTCTATCCGGGTGCGCCTGTCTATACGCTCTACGATTTCCTGACCGACGACGAACGAAGCGCCCTTGTCGGGCACTCGCCGGTGCATGTGAGCGCCTTGAACCGGCTTCCGGGCGTGCACCGCTACTACCGCCATCTCCTCCTGCAAGGCACGCGGGCGATCGAGGCCTTCGATGTGACGGCCCATGATGTGGTCCTCAGTTCTTCGCACGCCTTGGCCAAGGGTGTTCTGACCGCCCCGCATCAGAAGCACATCGCCTATGTCCATTCTCCTGCGCGCTATGCCTGGGACCTCACACATGAATACATGGCGAGCCTCACCGGGCCGCTCGGCGGGCTCAAACGCCATCTTGCCCGTGAAATGATGCATCGGTTCCGCCTCTGGGACATGCGCACGGCGCCCTCGGTCGACGTCTTCGTCGCCAATTCCGACTTCATCCGGCAGCGCATCTGGAAGGTCTATCGCCGGGAGGCCGAGGTGATCTATCCGCCCGTGGATACGGCCGGTTTCCATTCGGACAGCGAAACGCGGCAGGAGCATTTCCTCTTTGCTTCGCGCCTCGTGCCCTACAAGAACGCGCATCTCGTGGTTGAAGCGTTTTCACGGCGACCGGACCTCAAGCTCAAGGTGATCGGGGACGGTTCGGAGATGCGCCGGGTCCGGGCACTCGCAGGACCGAATGTGGTAGTGCTTGGGCATGTGTCCTTCGACCGCCTCCGCCACGAGATGGCCTCGGCCCGCGCGCTGGTCTTTGCCGCCCTCGAGGATTTCGGGATCGCCCCGGTCGAGGCGCAGGCCGCCGGGACCCCGGTCATCTGCCTGGGGCAGGGTGGCACGGCCGAAACCGTCCGCCCCCTCGGGACTGACGCGCCGACCGGCGTGTGGTATCAGGACCTGACCGTGGACAGCCTTCTTGGCGCGGTGGACCGGTTCATCGAGGCCGAAACCGAGATCAGACCTGCCGCCTGCCGGACAAATGCCGCCCGTTTCTCGCAAGAGGCGTTCCGGCGAAATCTGGGCGAACTCGTCACCAGGACCATGGCGACGGACACACGCGGGACGGATCAACTGGCGCGGTAA